The following proteins are co-located in the Pseudarthrobacter siccitolerans genome:
- a CDS encoding substrate-binding domain-containing protein produces MLSSKAPRSMATRLFAAGAVLTLGAVSLSACGGSSSGPSATGGSADEKVGVSLIVKTTTNPFFVSMQDGAKKAAEKDGVDLKLAAGKADGDEETQIQAIENAISKGDKGILITPNGPSVVDALKKAKDAGLFVIALDTPPDPADAADITFATDNFAAGQLIGKWTAAQLGGKKATIALLDLFDDKVVSVDYNRDQGFLTGLGIDTADKKKNGDEAKTGKYTGGKGGEYEIVGSQASQGAEDGGRTAMETLLAKNPNVNVVYTINEPAAAGAFEALKSAGKEKDVLVVSVDGGCSGVNNVKSGVIGATAQQYPVKMAELGVKAIVDLAKTGNKPANSPGLDFYNTGVELVTDKPADGIKSITTTEASDICWGK; encoded by the coding sequence ATGTTGAGTTCCAAAGCACCCCGTTCAATGGCCACCCGCCTGTTCGCGGCAGGAGCGGTCCTGACGTTGGGAGCGGTCAGTCTTTCTGCCTGCGGCGGCAGTTCCAGTGGCCCCTCAGCCACCGGAGGCTCCGCTGATGAGAAGGTGGGCGTCTCCCTGATCGTGAAGACCACCACCAACCCGTTCTTCGTTTCCATGCAGGATGGTGCAAAGAAAGCCGCCGAAAAAGACGGGGTTGACCTGAAGCTGGCCGCCGGCAAGGCCGACGGCGATGAGGAAACGCAGATCCAGGCGATCGAAAACGCTATCTCCAAGGGGGATAAGGGGATCCTGATCACGCCCAATGGCCCCTCCGTGGTTGACGCCCTGAAGAAGGCGAAGGATGCAGGCCTGTTCGTCATCGCCCTGGACACTCCGCCGGACCCGGCCGACGCCGCGGACATCACGTTCGCCACCGACAACTTCGCCGCAGGGCAGTTGATCGGCAAATGGACCGCAGCCCAGCTTGGCGGGAAAAAAGCGACCATCGCCCTGCTGGACCTCTTCGACGACAAGGTCGTCTCAGTGGACTATAACCGTGACCAGGGCTTCCTGACCGGGCTGGGCATCGACACCGCTGACAAGAAGAAGAACGGTGATGAGGCCAAGACCGGCAAGTACACCGGCGGCAAGGGCGGTGAGTACGAAATCGTAGGCAGCCAGGCCTCCCAGGGCGCCGAGGACGGCGGGCGCACGGCGATGGAAACCCTCCTCGCCAAGAACCCGAATGTCAACGTCGTCTACACCATCAACGAACCCGCCGCCGCCGGTGCCTTCGAGGCACTGAAGTCCGCGGGCAAGGAGAAGGACGTGCTCGTGGTTTCGGTTGATGGCGGCTGTAGCGGCGTGAACAACGTCAAGTCCGGCGTTATCGGCGCCACCGCCCAGCAGTACCCGGTCAAGATGGCCGAACTTGGCGTGAAGGCCATCGTGGATCTGGCCAAGACCGGTAACAAGCCTGCCAACTCGCCGGGCCTGGACTTCTACAACACCGGTGTCGAACTCGTCACCGACAAGCCGGCCGACGGCATCAAAAGCATCACCACCACTGAAGCTTCCGATATCTGCTGGGGCAAGTAG
- a CDS encoding LacI family DNA-binding transcriptional regulator has product MRHVAALAGVGIKTVSRVINDEAGVSEATRQKVLDAIAQLNYQLDVTAGSLRRAGRRTLSVGLLLPSVSNPFSGEIHRAMEDALGARGIAVFAASLDDDPKREQAIIAAFLGRRVDGLVLTPIAKNQAYMIPEHSRNLPMVFIDREPVGVDADAVVTDNAVGAGKAAAHLLMHGHTKLAYLGDRTDIQTARERRRGFLEEVGGAGIPTSALPVIDDLHDEEAARRAALELLNSEDPPTAIFSSQNLVTFGTMRALKELGAHKRVALVGFDDFTLADMMDPGVTVIAQHPERIGVKSAERLLARIDGDDQPPRTYVVPSELIQRGSGEIRPPA; this is encoded by the coding sequence ATGCGCCACGTTGCGGCACTCGCGGGTGTCGGAATCAAAACCGTTTCCCGGGTGATCAACGACGAGGCCGGGGTATCTGAGGCCACTCGGCAAAAGGTGCTCGATGCGATCGCGCAGCTGAACTACCAGCTGGACGTCACAGCCGGCAGCCTCCGCCGGGCGGGGAGAAGGACCCTCTCGGTTGGCCTCCTGTTGCCCAGCGTCTCAAACCCGTTCAGCGGTGAGATACACCGGGCCATGGAGGATGCGCTTGGCGCAAGGGGAATAGCCGTTTTCGCCGCCAGCCTCGACGACGACCCTAAACGGGAGCAGGCCATCATCGCAGCTTTCCTGGGCAGGCGGGTCGACGGCCTTGTCCTGACACCGATCGCTAAGAACCAGGCCTACATGATTCCGGAGCACTCCAGAAACCTGCCAATGGTCTTTATTGACCGGGAGCCGGTAGGGGTTGACGCTGATGCTGTGGTCACTGACAACGCCGTGGGCGCGGGCAAAGCGGCCGCACACCTGCTGATGCACGGACACACCAAATTGGCCTACCTGGGCGACCGCACAGACATCCAAACCGCGCGGGAGCGCCGGCGGGGCTTCCTCGAGGAGGTCGGTGGGGCAGGAATTCCCACCTCCGCACTACCCGTCATCGACGATCTTCATGATGAGGAAGCAGCGAGGCGGGCAGCCCTTGAACTGTTGAATTCCGAGGATCCTCCGACGGCAATCTTCTCCAGCCAGAACCTCGTCACCTTCGGAACGATGCGCGCCTTGAAGGAGCTTGGCGCACACAAGCGTGTGGCACTTGTCGGTTTTGACGACTTTACGCTTGCCGACATGATGGACCCCGGGGTTACTGTCATCGCTCAACACCCGGAGCGGATTGGCGTTAAGTCCGCCGAACGGCTTCTGGCCAGAATCGATGGCGACGATCAACCTCCGCGGACCTACGTTGTCCCCTCCGAGCTCATCCAAAGAGGCTCCGGCGAAATCCGCCCGCCGGCATAA
- a CDS encoding putative quinol monooxygenase yields the protein MTKTLYAEFTVKAGSEARVAEMMVELTRHVRYEPGNELFLPYTREENPREYFVFEVYRDEAAFQEHITADYGARFNEELARHIEGDASELTWLNPVL from the coding sequence ATGACCAAAACCTTGTATGCCGAATTCACCGTCAAAGCCGGCAGTGAGGCCCGCGTTGCCGAAATGATGGTCGAATTGACCCGGCACGTCCGCTACGAACCAGGCAACGAACTGTTTCTTCCCTACACCCGCGAAGAGAATCCCCGGGAATACTTCGTCTTCGAGGTCTACCGGGATGAAGCCGCGTTCCAAGAGCACATCACCGCAGACTACGGAGCCAGGTTCAACGAGGAATTGGCCCGCCACATCGAAGGTGACGCCTCGGAGCTGACCTGGCTCAACCCGGTCCTTTAG